A section of the Flavobacterium ardleyense genome encodes:
- a CDS encoding glycosyltransferase family 2 protein, with the protein MLLAIIIPYYKIAFFEATLQSLENQTNKRFKVYIGDDASPENPSDILKKYSDSFTFKYKRFAENLGGISLVQQWERCIDLIDDEEWLMILGDDDVLSENIVEEIYNNLVYLESEKINVVRFASLKVNASGDKISKVYLNPRFEKSTDFLFRKTRSSLSEYVFKAEKVIAINFKDFPLGWYSDILAMLEFSEFDTVLSINNAVVSVRISEQSISGSSNNLEFKSQAAFHFHYYLLRKKSHFFSGEQISQLFDRISQSYLNDKKNVKYFFMISSLYIYKFRWRQYIGFLKQIYFKLLKRQ; encoded by the coding sequence ATGCTTCTTGCGATTATCATTCCATATTACAAAATAGCATTTTTTGAAGCGACTTTACAATCGTTGGAAAATCAGACTAATAAGCGCTTTAAAGTTTATATTGGAGACGATGCAAGTCCTGAAAATCCCAGCGATATTCTCAAGAAATATTCTGATAGTTTTACATTTAAGTATAAAAGATTCGCTGAAAACTTAGGGGGAATCTCATTAGTACAGCAGTGGGAAAGATGTATAGATTTGATTGATGATGAGGAGTGGTTAATGATTTTGGGAGATGATGATGTTTTGAGTGAAAATATCGTTGAAGAAATTTATAATAATTTAGTTTATTTGGAATCAGAGAAAATAAACGTCGTACGATTTGCTTCGCTGAAAGTAAATGCTAGTGGCGATAAAATTTCGAAAGTATATTTAAATCCTAGGTTTGAAAAATCTACTGATTTTTTATTTAGAAAGACAAGAAGCTCACTAAGCGAATATGTTTTTAAAGCCGAAAAGGTAATTGCAATAAACTTTAAAGACTTTCCGCTTGGATGGTATTCGGATATTTTGGCAATGTTAGAGTTTTCGGAATTTGATACCGTTTTAAGTATAAACAATGCAGTAGTTTCAGTACGGATATCAGAGCAGAGTATTTCAGGAAGTAGCAATAATTTAGAATTTAAATCTCAAGCTGCTTTTCATTTTCATTATTACTTACTTAGAAAAAAGTCCCATTTTTTTTCAGGAGAACAGATTAGTCAATTATTTGATAGGATTTCTCAGTCGTATTTAAACGATAAGAAAAATGTTAAGTATTTTTTTATGATATCTAGTTTGTATATTTATAAATTCAGATGGAGGCAGTACATTGGTTTTCTGAAACAAATTTATTTTAAATTATTAAAGAGGCAGTAG
- a CDS encoding glycosyltransferase family 2 protein, whose translation MSNNPTVSVVVPCYNQAQYLDEALQSVLDQTYTDWECIIVNDGSPDNTAEVAQKWVEKDFRFKYIHQENAGLSAARNAGIELAQGEFILPLDSDDKIGKDYLRFSVEVFQKDAEIKVVYCKARKFGSVDMDWDLPPFDIDELFVDNMIFCSAFFKKEDWLSVGGYDINMREGLEDWEFWISLLKDGAKVHQLERVEFYYRIKNNSMILSISKVDKMKLKQYIMVKHSEFYIQSINKLYIKYRYLKKRSNRNISLFERLWNISFLNK comes from the coding sequence ATGAGTAATAATCCCACAGTATCGGTTGTCGTTCCTTGCTATAATCAAGCTCAATATCTTGACGAAGCTTTACAATCTGTTTTGGATCAAACTTATACAGATTGGGAGTGTATTATTGTCAATGATGGAAGTCCCGATAATACTGCAGAAGTAGCGCAAAAATGGGTAGAGAAAGATTTTAGGTTTAAGTATATACATCAAGAAAATGCCGGTCTAAGTGCCGCAAGGAATGCAGGTATTGAGCTCGCGCAAGGTGAATTTATTTTGCCATTGGATTCGGATGATAAGATTGGAAAGGATTATTTACGATTTTCGGTAGAGGTTTTTCAAAAGGATGCAGAAATTAAAGTAGTGTACTGCAAAGCAAGAAAATTTGGTAGTGTTGATATGGACTGGGATTTACCACCTTTTGATATTGATGAGTTGTTCGTTGACAATATGATATTTTGTTCTGCATTTTTCAAAAAGGAAGATTGGTTGTCTGTAGGTGGTTACGACATAAATATGCGGGAAGGTCTCGAAGATTGGGAATTTTGGATTTCATTATTAAAAGATGGTGCAAAAGTTCATCAATTAGAAAGGGTGGAATTTTATTACCGGATTAAAAATAATTCTATGATTTTATCAATTTCAAAAGTAGATAAGATGAAATTAAAGCAATATATAATGGTAAAACATTCAGAATTTTATATTCAGTCGATTAATAAATTATATATAAAATACCGGTATTTGAAAAAAAGATCAAATAGGAATATAAGTTTATTTGAAAGATTATGGAATATTTCGTTTTTAAATAAATAA
- a CDS encoding glycosyltransferase family 4 protein, with protein sequence MKLRNKVKKWIKRSFKLFRVLTSKDQYFFYKGFKKFDLIIYDDLFPHPISGFRNEEFKELLSKFINSKILLQSSAYPIVNSPKSQHEDDIADFKLRNKTLENKLEIKRGFININTKLFYCIFLNNIYENIDLLEDFKIPFVFTLYPGGGFKLNESLSDLKLRRVLSSLMFRGVIVTQNITHDYLTLNKLCPTKDIHFIFGCVVPQISATNYLANKEYYSVNKPTFDICFCAAKYTEKGIDKGYDVFIAFAHLICKEFDFVRYHIIGGFDENDIDVSELQDKITFWGYQNFNSLGTIYKKMDVIVSPNVPFMLSKGAFDGFPLGTVIEAALNGVVVLVTDELKQNSVFCPGEDLIIIQNDVNSIAVEIRFLINSPQRLKDFADAGRKKFMEVYANDKQLSPRVDILKI encoded by the coding sequence ATGAAGTTAAGAAATAAAGTCAAAAAGTGGATCAAGAGATCGTTTAAGTTATTTCGAGTACTAACCTCTAAAGATCAATATTTTTTCTACAAGGGATTTAAAAAATTTGATCTGATTATTTACGATGATCTTTTTCCACATCCAATTTCTGGATTTCGTAATGAAGAATTTAAAGAATTGCTCTCTAAATTTATAAATTCCAAAATTCTTTTACAATCTTCTGCCTATCCCATTGTGAACTCTCCCAAAAGTCAGCATGAGGATGATATCGCAGATTTTAAATTACGTAATAAAACGCTAGAGAATAAATTAGAGATTAAGAGGGGCTTTATAAATATTAATACCAAACTGTTCTACTGCATATTTCTAAATAACATTTACGAAAATATTGACTTGTTGGAAGACTTTAAGATTCCATTCGTATTTACGTTATATCCGGGAGGAGGATTTAAATTAAATGAATCTTTAAGTGACCTTAAATTAAGACGAGTTCTTAGTTCACTGATGTTTAGAGGGGTAATTGTCACCCAAAACATCACTCATGATTATTTAACCCTAAATAAATTGTGTCCAACAAAAGATATTCATTTCATTTTTGGCTGTGTTGTTCCACAAATATCAGCGACTAATTATTTAGCAAATAAAGAGTACTATTCAGTTAATAAACCCACATTTGATATCTGTTTCTGTGCAGCAAAATATACGGAAAAGGGAATTGATAAAGGATATGATGTTTTTATTGCATTTGCTCATCTGATTTGCAAAGAATTCGATTTTGTAAGATATCACATTATTGGTGGCTTTGACGAAAATGATATCGATGTCTCTGAACTACAAGATAAAATAACTTTTTGGGGTTATCAGAACTTCAACTCTTTGGGTACAATTTATAAAAAGATGGATGTAATTGTGTCACCAAATGTACCATTTATGTTAAGTAAGGGCGCCTTTGATGGGTTTCCGTTGGGGACAGTAATAGAGGCAGCGTTAAATGGGGTTGTAGTACTAGTAACAGATGAGTTAAAGCAAAATAGCGTATTTTGTCCTGGTGAAGACCTCATAATTATTCAGAATGATGTTAATTCGATTGCAGTGGAAATTAGATTTTTAATAAATTCTCCTCAACGGTTAAAGGATTTTGCCGATGCTGGGAGGAAGAAATTTATGGAAGTTTATGCTAATGATAAGCAATTATCACCAAGAGTAGATATATTGAAAATATAG
- a CDS encoding glycosyltransferase family 2 protein, translating to MNSLPKVSVCMITYGHEKYIREAIEGVLMQECDFDVELIVANDCSPDSTDAVVKDIIKNHPRGNWIRYFNQEENLGIGDNFKFALQECTGEYISICEGDDYWINPKKLQIQVDFLDRNQDYIIHSGNAIFKSSNPKTNEKTVFNLTKNSVFKLEDFLVNNNLITCTSTFRNLKISFPENFKQVTFKDWYLYVLLLQASSKEAYRTNEVYSTYRIHEGGVMKTLSDKKYFEEHIFQIKTIKAQIKYRQLPFVAKAVADSYFLSLYKIKLKEKLYREALEIAVANLKFTGRDFSFLKHFKITAKNLIIKD from the coding sequence ATGAATTCATTACCAAAGGTCAGCGTTTGTATGATTACCTATGGTCACGAAAAGTATATTCGTGAGGCGATAGAAGGCGTGTTGATGCAGGAATGTGACTTTGACGTTGAGCTTATTGTTGCCAATGACTGTTCTCCTGATTCTACAGATGCCGTGGTAAAAGATATCATTAAAAATCACCCCCGCGGCAATTGGATTCGATATTTCAATCAAGAAGAGAATTTGGGAATTGGAGATAATTTTAAATTCGCATTACAGGAATGTACAGGAGAATATATTTCGATATGTGAGGGGGATGATTATTGGATAAATCCTAAAAAACTTCAAATCCAGGTAGATTTTCTAGATCGAAATCAGGATTATATAATTCATAGTGGAAATGCTATCTTTAAATCTTCAAATCCAAAAACAAACGAAAAAACCGTCTTTAACTTAACTAAAAACAGTGTTTTTAAATTAGAAGATTTCTTGGTAAATAATAACCTTATTACTTGTACATCAACTTTCAGAAATTTAAAAATTAGCTTTCCTGAAAATTTTAAACAAGTAACTTTCAAGGATTGGTACTTATATGTCCTACTGCTTCAAGCATCAAGCAAGGAGGCTTATAGAACGAATGAAGTATATTCAACTTACAGAATTCATGAAGGTGGTGTGATGAAAACTTTATCTGACAAAAAGTACTTTGAAGAGCATATATTTCAAATTAAAACAATTAAAGCTCAAATTAAATATAGACAATTACCATTTGTTGCAAAAGCGGTCGCAGATAGCTACTTTTTAAGCCTATATAAAATTAAGCTGAAGGAAAAATTATATCGTGAAGCTTTAGAAATTGCTGTTGCAAATTTGAAATTTACTGGCAGGGATTTTTCATTTTTAAAGCACTTTAAGATTACTGCTAAAAATTTAATAATCAAAGATTAA